From Aptenodytes patagonicus chromosome 1, bAptPat1.pri.cur, whole genome shotgun sequence, one genomic window encodes:
- the FMC1 gene encoding protein FMC1 homolog, translating to MAALGPPLRTLRGLLRELRHASDRAGRPYRETPAYQHIVAAFRAHRVTSEKLCRARQELHFQAATYLCLLRSVRRHAALHQEYHGRGERSPEEVAGLVGFRLPQQPGGKG from the exons ATGGCGGCGCTGGGCCCCCCGCTGCGGACCTTGCGCGGGCTCCTGCGGGAGCTCCGCCACGCCAGCGACCGGGCGGGCCGCCCCTACCGCGAGACGCCCGCCTACCAGCACATCGTCGCGGCCTTCCGCGCCCACCGG GTCACCAGCGAGAAGCTGTGCCGGGCCCGGCAGGAGCTGCACTTCCAGGCTGCCACCTACCTCTGCCTGCTCCGCAGCGTCCGGCGGCACGCGGCCCTTCACCAGGAGTACCACGGCAGGGGGGAGCGCTCGCCTGAGGAGGTCGCCGGCCTGGTGGGCTTCAGGTTGCCTCAGCAGCCGGGAGGGAAGGGCTAA